The genomic segment tgcggattttgttggttgtagaattgacaggaagagtacctctggtacttgttatttcttgggtacttctcttgtgtgttggtcttctcacaagCAGTCTAGCCTTACGCAGTCTattgctgaagctgaatatgtagctgctgctagttgttgctcatagattttggatggttgctactttgaggaattttgggttagatttcaggagtgtgcaacttttgtgtgacaacaccagtgccatggcttagccaataacccagttcaacacttcagaaccaaacacatagatgtgagatttcacttcccGAGAggccacaatgagaagggagacattgagttaagctacatagatacctaacaccagctagccgacatctttaccaagcctctagatgcaacaaggtttgcctttctgagaggagagcttggtgtgtgccatccctatagcattgtgtgagagAGAGTTGCCTTTGTACAAACTcgatcttacttttgttgcatttgcattgcatagcatttttgTAAAATAaccatgttagcaagcttcacttatatgttctttgcattttcttgtactagttatgaatttatgctaagtgtagtggatgtataacaatttgtacaaacttaggctcttattgaaacatggtATTAAATCTGTTGAGCTAGCTTGTCTTTTTTAAGAATGAAtttgaaatgtgaacataatctcttgttaCCCTTGAGTGTTTGCTTTAACTTGATCAGTTTTTAAATTAGGATTAGTTATGTGAAAAGCTTATGCTAGGTCGCTAtgttcagttcagcggattgggggtttttgacctttgtctatgtaaatgtttagctcatgattaACCCTTAGGAGAGCATATGCTCTTTTGAGTCtcaaaggcacaacttgttttggctttgtgaaaaattacatatcttGAATCTTatattgagttaataaaatgagtgatcaaattttgaactaaaattgaatccaatacggtaGCTTAAGGCTttatgtggtttgccaaagaagtgaacctatGGTTTCTTAaagctcacttgaggatagttaaatgattaaatgagaaagttaacttgtgctttttaatgtgctaagaatgttattttttatgttgtcttggattgatatgtgggcaTTTGCAGAGCCCATcgagttgaacttggttgcctagtttgaacttgacatagcaccTGATTATGAAACTGTGGATACTTTTGTGGTGaaatcttttggataattgaacaacatgatcaaaactttcttcactcccggtgcttgtgacatgaactcactttgagactttgtgcgcctttgagttatattgtttactcctatTAGTGCTTTAacatctctagtccttgcaagtACTTTGTagtctatatgtgaagctttgtaggtttgtattttatttgcacatctttCACATAGTCTTGtattcttgatgtttgcattgccaaagaggaagaaaatatgcctaaagatattatgcacaaatattcaacaaagggggagaaaattgcatttatctataaatgaaagaaaaaaaaaatggaatatgtgcattcatcaaggaggagcatgtgttcttgggtttttgagtttttcttgctcttttgaggtttttggctcgtctttgcctctcttataGCTTTTGCAActtttcttatgccaagtgacatattttgatctttctcgagtttttggtcacttggattagactattttaatttcttcaaaccataatctttgtgctttgagggttatCAATGCCCTCATCaagagggagattgagaaaccaaacTGAAATTTGTCTtgttttacttgtgatgagtgattgacattggtatttattttgcttgatgatttttggttttgcatgagctttgatgtgatttgaattgatttaggatttcattttagcatattgattatggactaactggaattagagttggagatatgtgtttgcttgtatcatggtgtgcaggtgatggatataACTTGACGGTCAacagcgggatgatcggggctaagcgaaATGCTTGTTGCCGGACAATCAAGAAGGCcgagcggagtcaaggatgattctagctgaacacataaaggtcaagcaaagtatggaaggtggatgaagacgacgtgttgacaaaatcaagcgaaggggatgccagtgcaagtgataagCTGGTCCGAGAGATcaagagtgggagagacttgccggcggtcaggatcgcatgacggagtacacacgtcaATATCGAAGCACTTatttaaggtgtaagcaaggcgacgaatcacgctttgagaagcatgcaggcGGTTttgcagtttggcctcaaaaccgtgggaggactacaggagtacgtggtaccatcgcgaagcttgcatcgaggcgaaactaagttgtgaaggcgtcGTAGCCgtctgatgaatggagaagaaaatggactaaaatgcccttgatggtaggtaggagtgtactacaagagaggggtattttggaaaaaaactagaaaacttaggggtcaaattttctaagccaataaatagagaggtagggcaATGAGAGAGTTCGAACTAGCCACTTGTGCtcccttgtgccactcatttaagagcttagagctagagttttagagaagagaaaaatgagtgcttagcctatttAATAGGTAAGAGTTTAAgtgataaatctttgtaattcgtctaaaataagaccgacctctttgagtaatgaagtttatgcatatgcttgaattcccctccttctaggttccctctattggttcctttgcaagtttgcaagtttttcggtttctggttttgattttcgttttagtttttaggctgaaatttcagcaccttatgaggttattcttcttgttactaaaggcataaaattcgcataaacatgcttatgtgatggggtcttgaactCCCTTACCTCTAAACAATCAATTTGGACAGTTTCATTCcttggtgttcatcttttttttttcctttgcaagttgtgatctttcgagtgctaagacatacggattgatcttaaatggaacctatagtTCCTATAACATCcatggagtcgtgttgcctcgattttttcttgttaaaacttatttctatttttgcttctatttgagttttgaggtgtgttaggtgatccaaatagaagaagaccatcaattttgcaaaaaatttattaaaccACCTATTTACCCCCTCTAATCGCCGATCTTATTCCTACACTCCTCATCCTACTTTTACATTAAAAAAACTCACCTACCCAAACTATTTCTACAGTCGACGCCCCGTCTCCAATATTATTCTTAGTTACTTGTTAGCATCACTGCCAAAGCAGCCTCGAGACGGGTGGGGTGGCCCACGGATATGTTGCCCCGGCTGCAACGGCTTGATATGTTGCCCCGGCTGCAACGGCTTGCCATGCTTCGGTGCTATGTACTtgttttatttcctttttctttctttggcaTTTTTTCGGATGTAAATGTTTGTACCTTTGGGCTTTCAAGTTCAAATTTCTTGAATTCGAGTTTCCTTTCGAGTCCCTGcgttcaaatttcaaatctgCGAGCTTAAATTGATTTTCTCTATAGAGCGGCGACTGAACCGTGATGTTTCACTTAACATTTGTTGTTTGCCCAACTGAAAGGTGGTACTCTGTAGATTTTATGTTGTTGCAAGATTTCCAATTCGGCAAGAGaaagttgaattttgagagATTAAAGCTTCATATGTGTAGGGTTGTTTGCTAATTCAGAGCTATGGACTGTAAGTTATTTTCTGCAAGTTAAAAGTGTGGATATTCACACTTCAAAGGTTGATATTTTTTCAACTGACAGTCGAACCGAGTTTTGTGACAAAGGGATCAGCCATTAGTGGAGCTTGATGAAAAATATAGAGAGGGCCGAGCTAAGAAAATCATGTTCAGTTTGATATTTTTGCTAGTATGCAAGTGATGAAATTAAGTGGTATTATGAAATTTGAATAAGAAAAAAGAGGGACATGGCCATCTGTTGGCATCTTAGAAGCTCCACCACATGAGCCGTACATTGGCATAGGAGAAAATATCCGGTACTCCCATTCTATTTCTCGACATTTTCATGACTTTTACAGTGATGTTTCGAGGCTTGGTAGCACGGGAGCAGATATTTTTCCAATTAGCATAGATGCCATACGACAATAGAGCAGATGTCACTTTCTAAAAGACTTAGTTTTAAGAGTTGTATGTATTAAGTTGTGTGTACCGGTCAATTCACTCAAATATTTAAGTTGATAGGGAAATATAGTCAATTAACTTATACTTTAACATTAATAAATTGTGCTAGCAAGGACTCAAAATAGAGACATCTTGCTCTAATATCATATTAAACTGTATGCACCAACCAACTCACTAAAAACCTAAACTAATAGAAAAAGGTAGACTATTTACTTATACTTCAACAATATGTTTTCACCGTGTCGTTTGTTAGATGAACATAtacttctttgttttttttaaagaagagAATTGTTAGGAGGGAACTGTCACCTAATATATTGAAGAACATTCTTTTTATCAAATATATCCTATGATTGACCTTGATGCAATGACGCGGTTATACAAGCGCATGTGATTCCTCGACGGTGAAGCACACTAGTACGACATGTTAAGTCTGATGAATTAGATATGCTTATTCTAGTGGTATTATTGATTAGTCATACTTACTGTCCGGTCTATGAAGGAACACATCTAATGCTACAGATTTGTGCTTCACACACCTGCTCACAATGGACACTTACCTACCATGCAACAGTATGTGCATGCTTCTGTTGTACTagggttttaaaaaaaacacaccTTGAGCAACCACATGGGTTAAATTAAAAGTTGAAGATGGAGCCTACAAATTCATGAAATCCTGGGGAGAAGTCTTCCTCTCTGCGGTCTCATTTAAATTTGTAGTcaaacaaaagaacaagaacaaaaaaaaaagacaccaTTTTCTATTTAAGCAAGCTTGTGCCAGGGACTTAACACAACTTATGAAACATTGTGAACGGAACAGGTGCAGACTCCCTGACAAAAAAAGAAGCCAAAACTACATTTGTGAAGGAACTGGAATTGTTCCAGTAAAGATGTACAAGTAAATGCATACCAAGTCCCAGGTCGACAACTGACAACTTGTGCCAGGTTTTGAATAATTCAAGCACATTGGATTGCTTATTTCGATGCTCAAGCTGACTTTCTCAACCGCGACATCGATGTAGCATCTCATCAACAGTTGTCATtgccattttcttcttctataGTTTCTCACCAATTAGAAGAAATTCTTTATAGAATATTGCAAGTGCATCAATAGACTTTGAGATTGTCCAAACACACCAATCAGTAGATCGATCATGTTTTTTAGGAAGACTCCGGGGAAATCTTCTACATGCCGATAATTGCCATATTAACCTAATAAAGCACCGAAATACAAGATAAGTGCACCCAAGCAGGTCAATCTCTGAATTTGTTGCTATTATTACAAATATAATTTGCAACCGTTCAGAGCATTTGAGATATCgaaaaaaatccagaaaaaaaatcGAACAGCTAATTGAGGGTTAGAGAAGACTGGAATATGAATTAAGAAGGCACATGTTGAGTCTGGCTGGCAAAGGGGATGAGGAAAACACGAGGCATGAAGAGGTCTTGAAGAACCAGTTCAACGGTTTTggtctcctccctctcctatatctctttctctctactCACCGTCCCTTCTTCATCCTGTTCTAGTTCCCAACCTGAAAGGCGCTCATCTTTCTTGCTTCCGCGACATCTCCTATAAGGGATCGATTGCTGGAAGATGGCGGTACGTTTGCTCTTGTAACCTTTGCTTTTTCATGTGGCTTGAAGGAAGCAACCCTACAAATTGGATGTGGTGTGTAGAGATgcatgctcatcactttccgGCTTCCATCATCTGaaattcttttgttttcttagAAGAGGATGAAAGTACTTTGCATGATATCATGATGCAAAAGGTTGAAGAAACAGAGATGAAAGAACTCCTTTTGCTCTGTATGAACGTACTTTACATAGTACTGATTGTGGATTACTTCCATTTCGCCAATCCCTACCACGGAGAAACACGTTCTTTATCATGTGTTTTCTACCCAAAacgagaaaaataaataaatgtcaAGCTGCACAATTCTTTTGGCATTTGACAATCCTATTGAATGTTCTACTGTTGTATATGCACCTGCAACAAATCTTTTGAAAGTTTTTCTGTCACTTTTGTACAAGAGCTTGGTTGACAAATCACTTAGTTCCGTTCTGATGGATGTGAAGTTATAGATCCGAGACGTTTTTGTTGCTTTAGATTCCGTTTGGTAACCAAATTTGTTGAATGCTGGTGTTGATATTACATACTTGGTGAAACCATTTGATTCCAAGGGTTTGCTCCAATGGCTCTCTTTGTAAAAAGGTTTAATGTAATAAAATACACCAGTGAGGTTCTACATGGCAAACTAATAAAAGTTAGTGCTTGCTACAGGGCAACAATGGCGCGCAGGTGCCAAGGTTTGGCGACTGGAAGGCCACTGACGGTGGGCAAGGCCAATTCACCATGTATTTTGAGAATGCTAGGAAGCAGCGAAAGAGCCCCAGTGGCATAGCTCCTCCACCTGAGGTGCTTCCAGCTCGCATGGGCACCATCCCAGCTGCTCATAGAACCCCTCCTCGTGCCGCCGATGTCAACCCCGGAAATCCTAAGGATCGCACCAACCGCTCGCGTAGCCAAGGCATGGTGAGTGTATATGGTCAGATGCTATTAGGTCTAGTTTTACTTCGAGTTTATCAAGCTAATACCTGGGCAAATATCTGAGTTGACATTAGAATCTCAACTAATGCATTAAGTTCAACTGCGCAGTTGTTGTGTTATGCTGCAGAATATAGTTAGTTGTAGGAATGTTTACTGAACACATTGTTATGGCTTTCAAAACGAAGGTTTCAACTTGGTTGCACTTTGTATCCAAATGTTACAAAAAGTAGGTTCTGAAAAAAATGCTACGACAATTCAATTCGAATGATAGGCACCGAGTGGGAATGGCGGCACAGTGCCAACGTGGGGTCAGTGGAATGAGGGCAACAGTGGTGGGGGCGCCCAGCAGTACACACTCGTCTTTGACCAGCTAAGGGACGAGAGGAAGAGTGCTCCTCCTACACCTAGCATTGAGGAACTACAACGGCGTACTCCTCCTCGACCTACTCGTCACGATCTCTATGACCATGAACCCAAGGTAAATTTGCATTTGGTGTATCATTCGACCCTTTGCATTGCATATAAATTCCTAATCAAGTCCAACGTTgctctctagttttttttatctagtttttcTGAAAGTATATCTATCTATTCACGCAGAAATTCACATGCTTTGGGATGTGTTTGAAGTAAGGGGCTCATGGCTACAAGAATGGCATTGCACGGCACAACGGTTACTAAATTTCCTGTGTGTGGACTTCCTTGTTATAAATTTTCCATAGATGTAAGATTTTTTTGGGGAGGGGTGGATCAAGTTGTATGTACAAATTTACTGGTAGATTTGACTGTAAAACTCAGTTTCATATTATTGTAATAATTAAAGTATGTATTTATGGTGTTTCAACTCATGCATTGTATTTGATACATACACTAGAGAAGAATGCTGATTTGTTTCATGCTTAATATAAACGTAAACTAGCTAGATTGGAGGCATCAATTGATCAATATATTCTCGAAGTTACAGGCTAATTTAATATGAAGTGTAGTTGATAAAAACAGGATTTCTTGAAGCAATTTTGAACCAACATCACCAATTATACCAAGGCAAACTTTGATGTGATCTCTGTTTGACTGTCTGTTGATACCCATGATTACAAACAGGGCAAGgcactaccggagacagcttctttgccgagtgcctcaggcactcggcaaaggacgatatacactcggcaaaggctttgccgagtgctacactcggcaaagggcgctcggtaaaaaatttatcggcaaagacctctttgccgagtgcactttatcgggcactcggcaaaggctttgtcGGCAAATCTCCGAAGAAGTTGCTTAAAACCTTGctgagattcttcggtttgcaagcatcgtacgtgataacttgcttaaaaccttcttaaatttttatgacagcctccacatatgatatcatgatatcttgacaagtttcaagattttcggactttgtttgctttttatacaatttaaaaacaactcgatcgcaagttcgtggtcatgtttcgtgaccttgatattcgaaattggtgctatgttcctggatacggtctcacaatatactaaataacatgaatatcatttttccattcattttttttcattattcgaatgactagcagttataatttgaattatccaagaaaattcaattaattgaaatgaattaaagaaatatagaaaaagtccgagaaatgtgccacattggaacatggagtaccaggtactgtatgaggaccgtagaaaaaatttggaggccaaaaggggggaaaaaattagggtttgccgagtgttaaaaaattacactcggcaaagaccctctttgccgagtgccagatgtttgccgagcgcttgctctctggcactcggcaaagatactcctttgccgagtgtcctatttctggcactcggcaaagagggtctttgccgagtgccagatgtttgccgagtgctttacctctggaactcggcaaagaccctctttgccgagtgtccgataaaaagcactcggcaaagtatgGGACACTCGACAAAgacgccgtctccggtagtgagGAATAATCCATAGCACCAACATTTCAACTTTGTCCACAGGGTTCATTTCCACTACGTACTTTTAAAACAAGTCCAACAATAAGGTAAACAACCGAACCATTGTAACTCTATTTCATGAAAATGAAGGAAATCCTCATGCGGTAGAGTCGCCATGATTCTGCTCCCGTTGACATAGCCACCTTACTAAATCATGTTAGGTTTTAGGATAGTAGAGACATTGCTCTCATGGGTTACCATTGAATATAAATTGCTATTTCTAACATATCATGTAAACAAATTTTCAGGTCTTTGTGTGCTTTTACGATCGCTCCATCAGTTGTATTGTGTCGCTTGTTCAAGAAGGTGAGTATGCTCTATTTTGTATTTCGTAAATTATGATGGTTTCGGGTGGAAAGGCTTGTAGATAGTGcactttttagttttttaaaaatagataaaagcaTCTAGCTTTTTGCATAATAAGATGCATACAACGAACAGTTAATTATTACAATATATCAGCTATGTAGCCAACATCACAGCGGGAGAAAATATGATAAATGTCATGAAGCTTGTAATCTATAACTATATAGCCACCCGTACTTGGCGAAGAAATCCATTGCCACTACCTCCAATGTATGGCATGCCATCAGAAAGTCTTTCCTTTGGTTATTCCTGTGTAGCAGTCTCTAGAACTTCAGCCAATAAGTATATCTGAAAAGTGCATGCATGAATAACATATTTAGTTTTTATGAAACACAATATCATTACGATAAAACCAAAGAGCTCGAAAATGGCAGCTATCCCAACTAagattcttctctttctcttggtTCCTATCTCCTGTAACCAAGTACTCATCATATGCGATATGTTCTTCAGTTTCTTAATCCCTAAGGCAATTCTGACTCTAGGTTGTCGTAGCCAAGGAACATTCAAAGAAAATGTGCTGGATATTTTCATTATGATTACAAAAGGAGCACTTGAGGCTGCCCTTCCAGTATTTTTGCCATATTACCTTTGGTCAAAATAACCCCACGTCCTATGTACCATAAGAATTATTCTATCTTTAACGGAAGCTTGAGTTGTCATAGCCACATGTTAGGGGTGCTGATGGGGTGGTTTAGAATTTGTTTGTATATGGATTGGATTATAACTTGTCCCTTCCCATGTAGTTCCCATTTGTAAATGTCCCTGTCATTAGGGAGCTCAATATGAACTAGTTGTAATGTCAATTTTTACCATTCATTTAGCTTGTCCCCTGTGATCGGGCAACGGAAAGGTAAATTAAGAGGTATGCTTCTCATTACTTTCATGACTATGGCTTGCTTATATCTCACAACATTGTACAGCGAGGAAAATTGTTGGCTTAGTGGGCATTTTTCTAGCCAAATATCTTTCCAAAACCATGTTTGTTTCCCATTCTGTACTTAAAAAGACCCCTATAAGGATTGgcgacgtcctaagagggggtgaattaggacacttaaaatctaattggctctaaaagcttcataagataaacctatatcaaattctatctaaatatgttctagatttatctagtgtgtctactctgccgctcaaaagagttttgcaatctatagccaatcctagcaaactactctaggaagttaaatgcgcaaaggtagattgtaagtatgtaaatacagaaacgtaaataaggtagagagagcaaactcgacacaaaggatttttatcctatgttatcgatggcatgaatatcacccctagtccatattagagctccaccaaggatatactcccggatGACACccgatcatggctcttgagccaccaagtcaccaaggcaaggcctcaaaccagatgagccatcaagccaccaattCAAGGTCTCACCTCTatcctctcttccgatcacttaccGTTATGATCACTTTAGattttgagccaccaaagcaagggtctccatatccctgtacacgtgtcttgcagCCGCTCTACatcaagttagagggtcaacaagcttgagtc from the Phragmites australis chromosome 19, lpPhrAust1.1, whole genome shotgun sequence genome contains:
- the LOC133900509 gene encoding uncharacterized protein LOC133900509 isoform X2 codes for the protein MAGNNGAQVPRFGDWKATDGGQGQFTMYFENARKQRKSPSGIAPPPEVLPARMGTIPAAHRTPPRAADVNPGNPKDRTNRSRSQGMSGNGGTVPTWGQWNEGNSGGGAQQYTLVFDQLRDERKSAPPTPSIEELQRRTPPRPTRHDLYDHEPKKFTCFGMCLK
- the LOC133900509 gene encoding uncharacterized protein LOC133900509 isoform X1 — encoded protein: MAGNNGAQVPRFGDWKATDGGQGQFTMYFENARKQRKSPSGIAPPPEVLPARMGTIPAAHRTPPRAADVNPGNPKDRTNRSRSQGMAPSGNGGTVPTWGQWNEGNSGGGAQQYTLVFDQLRDERKSAPPTPSIEELQRRTPPRPTRHDLYDHEPKKFTCFGMCLK